One genomic segment of Pongo abelii isolate AG06213 chromosome 13, NHGRI_mPonAbe1-v2.0_pri, whole genome shotgun sequence includes these proteins:
- the PTGES2 gene encoding prostaglandin E synthase 2 codes for MAPAARVVRALWPGGCALSWRLGGRPQPLLPTQSRAGFAGAAGGPRAVAAARKGSPRLLGAAALALGGALGLYHTARWHLRAQDLHAERSAAQLSLSSRLQLTLYQYKTCPFCSKVRAFLDFHALPYQVVEVNPVRRAEIKFSSYRKVPILVAQEGESLQQLNDSSVIISALKTYLVSGQPLEEIITYYPAMKAVNDQGKEVTEFGNKYWLMLNEKEAQQVYGGKEARTEEMKWRQWADDWLVHLISPNVYRTPTEALASFDYIVREGKFGAVEGAVAKYMGAAAMYLISKRLKSRHRLQDNVREDLYEAADKWVAAVGKDRPFMGGQKPNLADLAVYGVLRVMEGLDAFDDLMQHTHIQPWYLRVERAITEASLAH; via the exons ATGGCCCCGGCTGCACGGGTGGTGCGGGCGCTGTGGCCTGGCGGGTGTGCCTtgtcctggaggctgggaggccgCCCCCAGCCGCTGCTCCCCACGCAAAGCCGGGCTGGCTTCGCGGGGGCGGCGGGCGGCCCGCGCGCCGTGGCTGCAGCTCGTAAGGGGAGCCCGCGGCTGCTGGGGGCGGCGGCGCTGGCCCTGGGGGGAGCCCTGGGGCTGTACCACACGGCGCGGTGGCACCTGCGCGCCCAGGACCTCCACGCAGAGCGCTCAGCCGCGCAG CTCTCCCTGTCCAGCCGCCTGCAGCTGACCCTGTACCAGTACAAGACTTGTCCCTTCTGCAGCAAGGTCCGAGCCTTCCTCGACTTCCACGCCCTGCCCTACCAGGTGGTGGAGGTGAACCCTGTGCGCAGGGCTGAGATCAAGTTCTCCTCCTACAGAAAGGTGCCCATCCTGGTGGCCCAGGAAGGAGAAAGCTTG CAACAACTGAACGACTCCTCTGTCATCATCAGTGCCCTCAAGACCTACCTGGTGTCGGG GCAGCCCCTGGAAGAGATCATCACCTACTACCCAGCCATGAAGGCTGTGAACGACCAGGGCAAGGAGGTGACCGAGTTCGGCAATAAGTACTGGCTCATGCTCAACGAGAAGGAGGCCCAGCAAGTGTATGGCGGGAAGGAGGCCAGGAC GGAGGAGATGAAGTGGCGGCAGTGGGCGGACGACTGGCTGGTGCACCTGATCTCCCCCAATGTGTACCGCACGCCCACCGAGGCTCTGGCGTCCTTTGACTACATTGTCCGCGAGGGCAAGTTCGGAGCCGTGGAGGGCGCCGTGGCCAAGTACATGGGTGCAGCAGCCATGTACCTCATCAGCAAGCGACTCAAGAGCAG GCACCGCCTCCAGGACAATGTGCGCGAGGACCTCTATGAGGCTGCCGACAAGTGGGTGGCTGCTGTGGGCAAGGACCGGCCCTTCATGGGGGGCCAGAAGCCGAATCTCGCCGATTTG GCGGTGTATGGCGTGCTGCGTGTGATGGAGGGGCTGGATGCATTCGATGACCTGATGCAGCACACGCACATCCAGCCCTGGTACCTGCGGGTGGAGAGGGCCATCACCGAGGCATCCCTGGCGCACTGA